The following are encoded together in the Gordonia insulae genome:
- a CDS encoding non-ribosomal peptide synthetase, with protein MSDVPEIEDVLALSPLQQGLFTLSEMSGEGLDVYSMQFVVEITGPLDVDRLHRSVDAIVDRHPNLRVSLWDKDLPAPVQIVPSHVVVPWEEITASAAEFDSLAVAGRALRFDLRNGPLLRVKLVDLPGDRRRLLVTAHHILMDGWAIALFFGELLAIYSADGSAASLPPVRPYRNYIAWLAAQDTEAARAAWREHLDGVEPLMLAAPTVPVTEPVRTRHRLSVADTERLVSWARSTGLTVNTVTQFAWAVVLSRLTDRTDVVFGTTISGRPQGLAGADEMIGLFINTVPSRVRLSGAGDGRPATVATVCAALQRDSAAMRDQGHVGLSEIQRSAGHGTLFDTLFIFENAPIGAATEPVSAADGTRFLPLAMESLAHYPLTVVAYLLDGELIVITESIDEALGEIDAADVAERILAVVRALPDAADHEVDHLDVLLPAERAALEQTDHDAPADLPATVVEAFVRQCERTPSAPALVTDDESITYGELWGRAGQLAAELRDHGIGPETVVAVALPRSTGSVVAILATMLAGGAYVPIDLAFPDARITNLLDQSGAIVVITDRAHADRFADDVVVVPDDPETANRIAARAEPPALTAEPAIGPASAAYLIFTSGSTGEPKGVIGTHAALMSYCRDHRDHMLAPARARLGRPLRIAHAWTFSFDASWQPLAGLLDGHAIHLFGEDEMRDAGRLVAGLARHAIDMIDTTPSMFGQLAAAGLVGGDAADGAARAGGHLSVLALGGEAIGPALWGQLSALPDTVVHNCYGPTETTVEAVVARVADSASPTIGTPTDRMSAYVLDSRLRPTPTGVAGELYLSGAQVTRGYQRKPAMTSTRFVADPFRPRARMYRTGDLVRRNAAGNILFVGRSDDQVKIRGYRIETGEVEAAIRRADGVTAAAVVVVDRAAGPALVGFAAGDGVDARAVRAHVAKALPAHMVPSRVVGVPVLPMNSNGKVDAIVLAESAAAALQARATADDVDLTPTATIVAGVIADVLGTAPGPDEDFFDLGLDSIVAMAAVNALRGHDLTVTPRMVLSYPTVLDLADAIDNAEEDESFSAGTGLVPALPVVEWLYEYGNHRRFTQTVLFALPADVSDDGLIAVLQATIDAHDMLRSIVTEDGLITRDRGTVDAASLLVVRDAEDLADSVTAAAREANDRIDPDAGRMVSAVRLRHNHSAGDSADVLLLAIHHLAVDAVSWQVLFADLARAGSTLEVVDGSPTVPALPEEHTDYRAWCRFVEGRTDSPDVLAQQDYWTAQVAGPDPAVGARQVDPTTDTWASLRSAVTTTDTDVTATILKAADRTVGVREFLLAALTLTVTGWRARRGQDATGGAYIALEGHGREDHLAGPGVDTSRTLGWFTSVFPVRLGVGGSVGADDVLAEPGVGRKLVDEVARQVAEIPAGGVDFGVLKYLSRTPGLQVPMPQIEFNYLGRFDLHTPDTQWQPWSPITDLDINEHLPTDPEPDLPLRYALDVVAVIRATDDGPQLVANWRYGDTVLTADEVGELTAMWERSVVALAGAIAG; from the coding sequence GTGAGCGACGTCCCCGAGATCGAGGACGTTCTCGCCCTCAGCCCACTGCAGCAGGGCCTGTTCACGCTCTCGGAGATGTCCGGCGAAGGGCTTGACGTCTACTCCATGCAGTTCGTCGTCGAGATCACCGGCCCCCTCGACGTCGACCGTCTGCATCGCAGCGTCGACGCGATCGTCGACCGACACCCCAACCTGCGGGTGTCGCTGTGGGACAAGGATCTACCGGCACCCGTGCAGATCGTGCCGAGCCACGTCGTCGTTCCCTGGGAGGAGATCACCGCGAGTGCAGCGGAGTTCGACTCCCTCGCCGTCGCCGGACGCGCCCTCCGATTCGACCTGCGGAATGGCCCGCTGCTGCGGGTGAAACTGGTCGACCTGCCCGGCGACCGCCGCCGGCTGCTGGTCACCGCCCACCACATCCTGATGGACGGCTGGGCGATCGCACTGTTCTTCGGCGAACTTCTCGCGATCTACTCGGCCGACGGTTCGGCGGCGTCGCTGCCGCCGGTTCGCCCGTACCGCAACTACATCGCCTGGCTCGCCGCCCAGGACACCGAGGCGGCCCGCGCGGCCTGGCGCGAGCACCTCGACGGCGTCGAACCGTTGATGCTCGCGGCACCCACGGTGCCGGTCACCGAGCCCGTCCGGACCCGGCACCGTCTTTCCGTCGCGGACACCGAACGATTGGTGTCGTGGGCGCGTTCGACGGGACTCACCGTCAACACGGTGACCCAGTTCGCGTGGGCCGTGGTGCTGTCGCGGCTCACCGACCGGACCGACGTCGTCTTCGGCACCACCATCTCGGGGCGCCCTCAGGGACTCGCGGGGGCGGACGAGATGATCGGCCTCTTCATCAACACGGTGCCCTCACGGGTCCGGCTGTCCGGTGCCGGCGACGGCCGGCCGGCGACCGTCGCCACGGTATGTGCTGCGCTGCAACGAGACTCGGCGGCTATGCGCGACCAGGGGCATGTGGGTCTGTCGGAGATCCAGCGATCGGCGGGGCACGGCACGCTGTTCGACACGCTGTTCATCTTCGAGAACGCGCCCATCGGCGCGGCGACCGAACCCGTGAGCGCGGCCGACGGCACCCGGTTCCTGCCGCTCGCCATGGAGAGCCTTGCGCACTATCCGCTGACGGTGGTCGCCTACCTGCTCGACGGTGAGCTGATCGTGATCACCGAGTCGATCGACGAGGCGCTGGGCGAGATCGACGCCGCCGACGTCGCGGAACGCATCCTGGCCGTTGTGCGTGCGTTGCCCGATGCCGCCGACCACGAGGTCGATCACCTCGACGTGCTCCTGCCCGCCGAGCGCGCCGCGCTCGAGCAGACCGACCATGACGCACCCGCCGACCTGCCCGCGACCGTCGTCGAGGCCTTCGTCCGGCAGTGCGAGCGCACTCCGTCGGCACCCGCGCTGGTGACCGACGACGAATCGATCACCTACGGCGAGCTCTGGGGCCGCGCAGGCCAACTCGCCGCCGAGTTGCGCGACCACGGGATCGGACCCGAAACCGTTGTCGCCGTGGCGCTGCCGAGGTCGACCGGGTCGGTGGTCGCCATCCTCGCGACGATGCTCGCGGGCGGGGCGTATGTGCCCATCGACCTGGCCTTCCCCGATGCCCGGATCACGAATCTCCTCGACCAGTCCGGTGCCATCGTCGTAATCACCGACCGGGCACACGCGGATCGGTTTGCCGACGACGTGGTCGTCGTCCCGGACGACCCGGAGACGGCCAACCGGATCGCCGCGCGAGCGGAGCCGCCTGCGCTGACCGCCGAACCGGCTATCGGACCGGCGAGCGCCGCCTACCTGATCTTCACGTCGGGATCGACCGGAGAACCCAAGGGCGTCATCGGAACACATGCCGCGCTGATGAGCTATTGCCGCGACCACCGCGACCACATGCTCGCCCCCGCCCGTGCCCGGCTGGGCCGTCCGTTGCGGATCGCGCACGCGTGGACGTTCAGCTTCGACGCCTCGTGGCAACCGCTGGCCGGTCTGCTCGACGGCCACGCGATCCACCTGTTCGGCGAGGACGAGATGCGCGACGCCGGCCGGCTCGTGGCAGGTCTGGCTCGACACGCGATCGACATGATCGACACCACGCCGTCGATGTTCGGACAGTTGGCCGCGGCCGGTCTCGTCGGCGGCGATGCCGCGGACGGCGCGGCCCGGGCCGGAGGGCACCTGTCGGTGCTGGCCCTGGGCGGGGAGGCGATCGGTCCTGCCCTGTGGGGGCAGCTGTCGGCGTTGCCGGACACCGTGGTCCACAACTGCTACGGACCCACCGAGACCACGGTCGAAGCAGTCGTCGCGCGGGTGGCGGATTCCGCGTCGCCCACCATCGGCACGCCCACCGACCGGATGAGCGCCTACGTCCTCGATTCCCGACTCCGCCCGACACCGACCGGTGTCGCCGGCGAGCTGTACCTGTCGGGTGCCCAGGTGACCCGTGGCTACCAACGCAAACCGGCGATGACGAGCACACGATTCGTCGCCGACCCGTTCCGCCCACGCGCGCGGATGTACCGCACCGGAGACCTGGTGCGTCGCAACGCGGCCGGGAACATCCTGTTCGTCGGCCGCAGCGACGATCAGGTGAAGATCCGCGGATACCGCATCGAGACCGGTGAGGTGGAGGCCGCGATCCGACGTGCCGACGGTGTGACGGCGGCCGCCGTCGTGGTCGTCGACCGGGCCGCCGGACCGGCACTGGTCGGGTTCGCCGCCGGAGATGGTGTCGACGCCCGCGCTGTTCGCGCCCACGTCGCGAAGGCGCTTCCCGCACACATGGTGCCGTCGCGAGTTGTCGGCGTGCCGGTGCTCCCGATGAACAGCAACGGCAAGGTGGACGCGATCGTCCTCGCGGAATCGGCCGCCGCTGCACTGCAGGCCCGCGCCACTGCCGACGACGTCGACCTCACACCGACGGCGACGATCGTCGCCGGTGTGATCGCCGACGTGCTCGGAACCGCACCGGGCCCGGACGAGGACTTCTTCGACCTCGGCCTCGACAGCATCGTCGCGATGGCAGCCGTGAACGCGCTGCGCGGCCACGACCTCACCGTCACACCTCGGATGGTGCTGTCGTACCCGACGGTGCTCGACCTCGCGGACGCGATCGACAACGCCGAGGAGGACGAATCCTTCTCGGCCGGGACAGGTCTCGTACCCGCACTGCCGGTCGTCGAGTGGCTGTACGAGTACGGCAACCACCGGCGGTTCACCCAGACCGTGCTGTTCGCGCTACCGGCCGATGTGTCCGACGACGGGCTGATCGCGGTTCTGCAGGCCACGATCGATGCCCACGACATGCTCCGCTCGATCGTCACCGAGGACGGGTTGATCACACGGGACCGCGGCACGGTCGACGCCGCCTCGTTGCTGGTCGTCCGCGACGCCGAGGACCTCGCAGACAGCGTCACCGCTGCCGCGCGGGAGGCGAACGACCGCATTGACCCCGACGCGGGCCGCATGGTGTCGGCAGTGCGACTGCGCCACAACCACTCCGCGGGCGACTCGGCCGATGTCCTGCTGCTGGCCATCCACCACCTCGCGGTCGACGCGGTCAGCTGGCAGGTGCTCTTCGCAGACCTCGCGCGGGCAGGCTCGACCCTCGAGGTGGTCGATGGCTCGCCGACGGTCCCCGCCCTCCCAGAGGAGCACACCGACTACCGTGCGTGGTGCCGATTCGTCGAGGGACGCACCGACAGTCCGGATGTGCTGGCACAGCAGGACTATTGGACCGCTCAGGTTGCCGGGCCCGATCCGGCCGTCGGGGCCCGGCAGGTCGATCCCACCACGGACACGTGGGCCTCACTGCGATCAGCGGTCACCACCACCGACACCGACGTCACCGCGACGATCCTGAAGGCCGCCGACCGTACTGTCGGTGTGCGCGAGTTCCTGCTCGCCGCGCTCACCCTCACGGTCACCGGCTGGCGGGCGCGCCGAGGCCAGGACGCGACGGGCGGCGCCTACATCGCGCTCGAGGGCCACGGCCGTGAGGACCATCTGGCCGGTCCCGGCGTCGACACGTCGCGGACGTTGGGCTGGTTCACGAGTGTCTTCCCGGTGCGCCTGGGTGTGGGAGGGTCGGTCGGCGCCGACGACGTTCTCGCCGAACCGGGCGTCGGGCGGAAGCTCGTGGACGAGGTTGCCCGGCAGGTCGCGGAGATTCCAGCCGGTGGAGTGGATTTCGGTGTCCTCAAGTATCTTTCCCGAACTCCGGGGTTGCAGGTGCCGATGCCGCAGATCGAGTTCAACTATCTTGGTCGGTTCGATCTGCACACGCCGGACACCCAGTGGCAACCGTGGTCGCCCATCACTGATCTCGACATCAACGAGCATCTGCCGACGGACCCGGAACCAGATCTGCCGCTGCGGTACGCGCTTGACGTGGTTGCCGTGATCCGGGCGACCGACGACGGTCCGCAATTGGTGGCCAATTGGCGCTACGGCGACACCGTGCTGACCGCGGACGAGGTCGGCGAGCTGACGGCGATGTGGGAGCGGTCGGTGGTCGCGTTGGCGGGCGCCATCGCGGGCTAG
- a CDS encoding HNH endonuclease has translation MSSTASLIAIGDALRAVHHDHESMTGQSAFEEMRALYTIRNLIDHHAAQLTGTLERLRVARDHGRTTRELLIVMGFAPSVAQRYVRIAGALALLPTLSAHAVDGVVPSEHVDAIVRGVEHIGKRSPEPIDDAMRLYYVTDLLGQHFSGATPAEIADRARTLGNVLADDTPDGLPAAEDRSINTLTKSKTTDGRLHVDADLDLEVGEKFQAAMERYGAPRPEPDGSPDARSTERRLADALDTILDIAAGGGNDMSIVPRTHVLVTIPADNPQLSALEHMGSITRATMNRLACDPTITPLLVDGETVPLDVGREKRLFTPAQRKALHVRDKCCIKCGAPATRTQAHHIAHWADGGETCLENGCLLCPSCHADVHHNGWDVYIGADRHAWLIPPTTVDPEQRALPSYNRRTLTLDNLPAAA, from the coding sequence ATGTCATCGACCGCATCACTCATCGCCATCGGCGACGCCCTGCGCGCCGTTCACCACGACCACGAGTCCATGACCGGGCAGAGCGCCTTCGAGGAGATGCGCGCCCTGTACACGATCCGGAATCTGATCGATCACCACGCAGCACAGCTGACCGGCACACTCGAACGACTGCGGGTGGCCAGAGACCACGGACGAACTACTCGAGAGTTGTTGATCGTCATGGGCTTCGCTCCGTCTGTGGCGCAGCGCTACGTTCGCATCGCCGGTGCGCTTGCGCTGCTCCCCACCCTGTCGGCGCATGCCGTCGACGGCGTGGTGCCAAGTGAACATGTCGACGCCATCGTCCGCGGCGTCGAGCACATCGGCAAAAGATCACCGGAACCGATCGACGACGCGATGCGTCTATACTATGTGACTGATCTTCTCGGACAACACTTCTCCGGCGCCACCCCAGCCGAGATCGCCGACCGCGCCCGCACCCTGGGCAACGTCCTCGCCGACGACACGCCCGACGGGTTGCCCGCCGCCGAAGACCGCTCCATCAACACGCTCACCAAGAGTAAGACCACCGACGGGCGCCTACATGTCGACGCCGACCTCGATCTCGAAGTCGGCGAGAAATTCCAGGCCGCGATGGAACGCTACGGTGCACCCCGCCCCGAACCCGACGGCTCCCCCGACGCACGTTCCACCGAACGACGCCTGGCCGACGCACTGGACACCATCCTCGACATCGCCGCCGGAGGCGGAAACGACATGAGCATTGTTCCGAGAACTCATGTGCTAGTGACCATTCCCGCCGACAACCCACAGCTGTCCGCACTCGAACACATGGGATCGATCACCCGCGCCACGATGAACCGACTCGCCTGCGACCCAACCATCACACCACTGCTCGTCGACGGCGAAACCGTGCCCCTCGACGTCGGCAGAGAGAAACGTCTGTTCACCCCCGCACAACGCAAAGCACTGCACGTCCGGGACAAGTGCTGCATCAAATGCGGCGCCCCCGCCACCCGCACCCAGGCCCACCACATCGCGCACTGGGCCGACGGTGGCGAAACTTGTCTGGAGAACGGCTGCCTGCTGTGCCCGTCCTGTCACGCCGACGTCCACCACAACGGATGGGACGTGTACATCGGCGCCGACCGGCACGCCTGGCTGATACCGCCGACCACCGTCGACCCCGAGCAACGAGCCTTACCAAGCTACAACCGACGCACCCTGACCCTCGACAACCTGCCCGCCGCCGCCTGA